A stretch of the Malus domestica chromosome 08, GDT2T_hap1 genome encodes the following:
- the LOC139198114 gene encoding uncharacterized protein, protein MGRSKKMMLDCLKKSLTNNKEKWSDELPGCLWAYRLTKRRAAGETHFFLAFGSKVIIHPNVIKPSITTLLPSIEQNSKEMVTSLGLAKEKCEQTNTRIAAYQQQLISSYNKRAKIQQF, encoded by the coding sequence ATGGGCAGGTCGAAGAAAATGATgctcgactgcctcaagaaatccctcaccaacaatAAGGAAAAATGGTCTGACGAACTCCCCGGATGTCTGTGGGCATATCGCCTCACTAAAAGACGAGCAGCCGGTGAGACTCATTTCTTTTTAGCATTTGGTTCGAAAgtaatcattcatcccaatgtcatcaagCCAAGTATCACCACTTTACtaccaagcattgagcagaacagtaaAGAGATGGTCACAAGCTTAGGTCTGGCAAAGGAGAAGTGCGAGCAGACCAACACCCGCAttgcagcctaccagcagcagctcatctccagctacaacaaaagggctaaGATCCAGCAGTTCTAG